In one Bacillota bacterium genomic region, the following are encoded:
- a CDS encoding M23 family metallopeptidase, translating into MTGRFIQAGPHMTGSGIQAPPLDHSIAHLRMVEPRPGEPVMGTPGTPEITTYTVKQGDTLWEIARMHGTDVESLAAINDIAAREYLQPGQRVTVLSTPGLLCKVGPGDTLWGISSTHGIPVNEIMEANRLESSTLAVGQVLILPGAKPAAVVTARAASLSSQAVPGFAWPLNGRITSPFGRRWGRMHEGIDIAAAHGTEVKAARAGVVTFAGWYGGGYGNTVFLDHGNGITSVYAHLSRVSVNRDSSVLQGQALGSVGSTGFAFGPHLHFEIRVNGVPQDPASSLP; encoded by the coding sequence GTGACGGGCAGGTTCATCCAGGCGGGCCCTCACATGACTGGATCGGGAATTCAAGCACCACCCCTGGATCACTCTATAGCGCACCTCAGGATGGTGGAGCCCCGCCCAGGCGAGCCAGTAATGGGAACCCCGGGCACACCTGAGATAACCACATACACGGTGAAACAAGGGGATACCCTGTGGGAGATAGCGCGAATGCACGGCACTGACGTGGAGAGCCTCGCCGCCATCAATGACATAGCCGCCAGGGAATACCTGCAGCCCGGCCAGAGGGTTACGGTACTCAGCACCCCCGGGTTACTCTGCAAGGTAGGGCCCGGTGACACGCTGTGGGGCATCTCCTCCACGCACGGTATCCCAGTGAATGAGATCATGGAAGCCAACAGGCTTGAATCCAGCACACTGGCGGTGGGCCAGGTCCTGATCCTGCCCGGCGCCAAGCCTGCGGCTGTTGTCACGGCGCGAGCGGCATCCCTCTCGTCTCAGGCTGTCCCAGGCTTCGCCTGGCCGCTGAATGGCAGGATTACATCGCCCTTTGGGAGGCGATGGGGCCGCATGCACGAAGGGATAGACATCGCCGCTGCCCACGGCACGGAAGTGAAGGCGGCCAGGGCAGGGGTCGTGACCTTCGCGGGATGGTACGGAGGCGGGTACGGGAACACCGTCTTTCTGGACCACGGGAATGGGATCACCAGTGTGTACGCACACCTCTCCAGGGTATCCGTGAACCGGGATTCTAGCGTGCTCCAGGGGCAAGCGCTAGGAAGCGTGGGGAGCACGGGATTTGCTTTTGGACCACACCTGCACTTTGAGATCCGGGTCAACGGTGTCCCACAGGACCCCGCTTCAAGTCTGCCGTAA